The Georgenia faecalis genome includes a window with the following:
- a CDS encoding SDR family NAD(P)-dependent oxidoreductase, protein MSVAPARTALVTGASRGIGRALALGLAAAGLDVAVLARDADRLADVAREIEAMGRRAVAVPTDVTDASGVVEAVMRAEGALGSVDLLVNNAGRVDAEVPLWEADPQEWWSVVETNVRGPFLLARAVVPGMIERGAGRLVDLSSGAGVRDNAVASAYNVSKTALFRIGGGLHEAGYERGLRTFELAPGVVVTDMTRGMAMHADRTEWTDVAAVVDLCVAIARGELDALSGCYLRAGADTVESLRALVSRGLSPDERRLRVVTRPD, encoded by the coding sequence ATGAGCGTCGCACCCGCCCGCACCGCCCTCGTCACCGGCGCCTCGCGCGGCATCGGCCGGGCGCTCGCCCTCGGGCTCGCCGCCGCCGGCCTCGACGTGGCCGTCCTCGCCCGCGACGCCGACCGCCTGGCCGACGTCGCCCGCGAGATCGAGGCGATGGGCCGCCGGGCCGTCGCGGTGCCGACGGACGTCACCGACGCCTCCGGCGTCGTCGAGGCCGTCATGCGCGCCGAGGGCGCGCTCGGCTCGGTCGACCTCCTCGTCAACAACGCCGGCCGGGTCGACGCCGAGGTCCCGCTGTGGGAGGCGGACCCCCAGGAGTGGTGGTCCGTCGTCGAGACCAACGTCCGCGGACCGTTCCTCCTGGCCCGGGCCGTGGTGCCGGGGATGATCGAGCGGGGCGCCGGCCGCCTCGTCGACCTCAGCTCGGGCGCCGGCGTGCGGGACAACGCCGTCGCCAGCGCCTACAACGTCTCCAAGACGGCGCTCTTCCGCATCGGCGGCGGGCTCCACGAGGCGGGGTACGAGCGCGGGCTGCGCACCTTCGAGCTCGCCCCGGGCGTCGTCGTCACCGACATGACCCGCGGGATGGCGATGCACGCGGACCGGACCGAGTGGACGGACGTCGCCGCCGTCGTCGACCTCTGCGTCGCCATCGCCCGCGGCGAGCTCGACGCGCTGTCGGGCTGCTACCTGCGGGCGGGCGCGGACACGGTGGAGTCGCTGCGCGCGCTCGTCTCCCGCGGGCTGAGCCCTGACGAGCGCCGGCTGCGCGTCGTCACGCGCCCGGACTGA
- the pheT gene encoding phenylalanine--tRNA ligase subunit beta: protein MPYVPLSWLAEHVAVAPGTTAADLAADLVRVGLEEEEIVPAAVTGPLVVGRVLSVVAEEHKNGKTVNFCRVDVGEAHNDAPGTGKEPADVPSRGIVCGAHNFGVGDSVVVALPGTTLPGDFHIAARKTYGHTSDGMICSARELGLGEDHAGIIVLEQLLGAGDVPAPGADAIALLGLGEEVLEINVTPDRGYCFAMRGVAREYSHATGAAFTDPGLPENLPGGPPPAATPDAVVVEVDDAAPIAGNVGCDRFVTRVVRGIDPSAPSPAWLKERLTQAGMRPISLAVDVTNYVMLDLGQPLHAYDLAEVAEPVVVRRAAPGEQLTTLDDVTRTLDPEDLLITDSPDGARGSRVLGLAGVMGGAQTEVGPATTDVLVEAAHFDPVSVARTARRHKLPSEAAKRFERGVDPRLPAVAAQRVVDLLVEHGGGTADPRVGDLDRTGHPAPVLLRVDEARRLTGVDYPREQVRGLLEEIGARVETTEDPEVVAVTPPTWRPDLVGPAHLVEEVARLAGYDEIPSVLPTAPAGHGLTRGQRQRRDVARALADLGLVEVLSYPFVGEVHDRMGLPADDERRLALRLANPMADDAPFMRTSLLDSLLDVARRNVSRGLVDARVFELGLVTRPAGVGVAASPPADRRPTDDELAALAQAVPRQPRHVAGVLTGQLVPDGVWGRGRAADWADAVDAVRAVAAALGAPVTVEAAEHAPWHPGRCAGVRAGGAVVGHAGQLHPRVVAAFDLPAGAVAFEVDLDALAAAAPTEPVQPTPVSTYPPGKEDVALVVDTGVPAADVLAAVRAGAGELAEEVRLFDVYTGDQLGEGKKSLAFALRLRAPDRTLTAQETAEVRERIVAAAREQVGAELRS from the coding sequence ATGCCGTACGTCCCGCTGTCCTGGCTCGCCGAGCACGTCGCCGTCGCGCCCGGGACCACCGCGGCCGACCTCGCCGCGGACCTCGTCCGCGTGGGCCTCGAGGAGGAGGAGATCGTCCCCGCGGCGGTCACCGGCCCGCTCGTCGTCGGCCGGGTCCTCTCCGTGGTCGCCGAGGAGCACAAGAACGGCAAGACGGTGAACTTCTGCCGGGTCGACGTCGGCGAGGCGCACAACGACGCCCCCGGCACCGGCAAGGAGCCGGCCGACGTCCCCTCCCGCGGCATCGTCTGCGGCGCCCACAACTTCGGTGTCGGCGACTCCGTCGTCGTCGCCCTCCCCGGGACCACGCTGCCGGGCGACTTCCACATCGCCGCCCGCAAGACCTACGGGCACACCTCCGACGGGATGATCTGCTCGGCCCGCGAGCTGGGCCTCGGCGAGGACCACGCCGGCATCATCGTCCTCGAGCAGCTCCTCGGCGCCGGGGACGTCCCCGCGCCCGGCGCCGACGCCATCGCGCTGCTCGGCCTGGGGGAGGAGGTGCTCGAGATCAACGTGACCCCCGACCGCGGCTACTGCTTCGCCATGCGCGGCGTGGCCCGCGAGTACTCCCACGCCACCGGGGCGGCCTTCACCGACCCGGGCCTGCCGGAGAACCTTCCCGGCGGCCCGCCGCCCGCGGCCACGCCCGACGCCGTCGTCGTCGAGGTCGACGACGCCGCGCCGATCGCCGGGAACGTCGGCTGCGACCGCTTCGTCACCCGCGTGGTCCGCGGCATCGACCCGAGCGCCCCGTCCCCGGCGTGGCTCAAGGAGCGCCTCACCCAGGCGGGGATGCGCCCCATCTCCCTCGCCGTGGACGTGACCAACTACGTCATGCTCGACCTCGGCCAGCCGCTGCACGCCTACGACCTCGCCGAGGTCGCCGAGCCGGTCGTCGTGCGCCGCGCGGCGCCGGGGGAGCAGCTCACCACGCTCGACGACGTCACCCGCACCCTCGACCCCGAGGACCTGCTCATCACCGACTCGCCCGACGGGGCGCGCGGCTCGCGCGTGCTCGGCCTGGCCGGTGTCATGGGTGGGGCGCAGACCGAGGTCGGGCCCGCCACCACGGACGTGCTCGTCGAGGCCGCGCACTTCGACCCCGTGTCCGTGGCGCGCACCGCCCGCCGGCACAAGCTGCCGAGTGAGGCCGCCAAGCGCTTCGAGCGCGGCGTCGACCCGCGGCTGCCCGCCGTGGCCGCCCAGCGCGTCGTCGACCTGCTCGTCGAGCACGGCGGCGGGACGGCGGACCCGCGGGTCGGCGACCTCGACCGCACCGGCCACCCCGCGCCCGTGCTCCTGCGCGTGGACGAGGCGCGCCGGCTCACCGGCGTCGACTACCCGCGCGAGCAGGTGAGGGGCCTCCTCGAGGAGATCGGCGCGCGCGTCGAAACCACCGAGGACCCCGAGGTCGTCGCCGTCACGCCGCCCACCTGGCGGCCCGACCTCGTCGGACCGGCCCACCTCGTCGAGGAGGTCGCGCGCCTGGCGGGCTACGACGAGATCCCCTCGGTCCTGCCGACCGCCCCCGCCGGCCACGGCCTCACCCGCGGCCAGCGGCAGCGCCGCGACGTCGCCCGGGCGCTGGCGGACCTCGGGCTCGTCGAGGTGCTCTCCTACCCGTTCGTCGGGGAGGTCCACGACCGCATGGGCCTGCCCGCGGACGACGAGCGCCGCCTGGCGCTGCGCCTGGCCAACCCCATGGCCGACGACGCCCCCTTCATGCGCACGTCCCTGCTCGACAGCCTCCTCGACGTCGCGCGGCGCAACGTGAGCCGCGGGCTCGTCGACGCCCGCGTCTTCGAGCTCGGTCTCGTCACCCGGCCCGCCGGGGTCGGGGTCGCCGCCTCGCCGCCGGCGGACCGCCGGCCGACCGACGACGAGCTCGCCGCCCTCGCGCAGGCCGTGCCGCGCCAGCCGCGGCACGTCGCCGGCGTCCTCACCGGTCAGCTCGTCCCCGACGGGGTCTGGGGCCGCGGGCGCGCCGCCGACTGGGCCGACGCCGTGGACGCCGTACGCGCCGTTGCCGCCGCCCTCGGGGCGCCGGTCACCGTCGAGGCCGCCGAGCACGCCCCCTGGCACCCCGGCCGCTGCGCGGGCGTGCGGGCCGGGGGAGCGGTCGTCGGCCACGCCGGGCAGCTGCACCCCCGCGTCGTCGCCGCCTTCGACCTGCCCGCCGGGGCCGTGGCGTTCGAGGTGGACCTCGACGCCCTCGCCGCCGCCGCACCGACCGAGCCCGTCCAGCCGACACCCGTGTCGACGTACCCGCCGGGCAAGGAGGACGTGGCGCTCGTCGTCGACACCGGCGTGCCCGCCGCCGACGTCCTCGCCGCGGTCCGGGCCGGCGCCGGGGAGCTCGCCGAGGAGGTGCGCCTCTTCGACGTCTACACCGGCGACCAGCTGGGGGAGGGCAAGAAGTCCCTCGCCTTCGCGCTGCGGCTCCGGGCGCCGGACCGCACCCTCACCGCGCAGGAGACGGCCGAGGTGCGCGAGCGCATCGTCGCCGCCGCCCGCGAGCAGGTCGGCGCGGAGCTGCGGTCATGA
- the pheS gene encoding phenylalanine--tRNA ligase subunit alpha has translation MTDPISPLDPAAVDAAVDAALAAVAAATSLAELKDARLAHTGDRSSLALANRAIGTLDKTEKAAAGQRLGAARGRVAAAVAARQAELEVEHEARQLRTETVDVTLPTDRRPRGARHPLETLQEEIGDFFVAMGWDIAEGPEVEHEWLNFDALNHGPDHPARQMADTFYVQGTAGQDTPGLVLRTHTSPVQARTMLSRDLPIYIACPGKVFRNDALDATHTPVFHQVEGLAVDKGLTMAHLKGTLDHFARAMFGPEARTRLRPSFFPFTEPSAEMDLWFPQKKGGAGWIEWGGCGMVNPAVLVAAGIDPDVYTGFAFGMGVERTLMLRHGIADMHDIVEGDMRFSAQFGTTGKGN, from the coding sequence ATGACCGACCCCATCTCCCCGCTCGACCCCGCCGCTGTCGACGCGGCCGTGGACGCGGCGCTCGCCGCCGTCGCCGCCGCGACCTCGCTCGCCGAGCTCAAGGACGCGCGGCTCGCCCACACCGGCGACCGCAGCTCGCTCGCGCTGGCGAACCGCGCCATCGGCACCCTCGACAAGACCGAGAAGGCGGCCGCCGGCCAGCGGCTCGGCGCCGCCCGTGGCCGCGTGGCCGCCGCCGTCGCCGCCCGGCAGGCCGAGCTCGAGGTCGAGCACGAGGCCCGGCAGCTGCGCACCGAGACGGTCGACGTCACGCTGCCGACCGACCGCCGCCCCCGCGGTGCGCGCCACCCGCTGGAGACGCTCCAGGAGGAGATCGGCGACTTCTTCGTCGCCATGGGCTGGGACATCGCCGAGGGCCCCGAGGTCGAGCACGAGTGGCTCAACTTCGACGCCCTCAACCACGGCCCGGACCACCCGGCGCGTCAGATGGCCGACACGTTCTACGTCCAGGGGACGGCCGGGCAGGACACCCCCGGACTGGTGCTGCGCACCCACACCTCGCCCGTCCAGGCGCGGACCATGCTCAGCCGTGACCTGCCGATCTACATCGCGTGCCCCGGCAAGGTCTTCCGCAACGACGCCCTCGACGCCACGCACACCCCCGTCTTCCACCAGGTCGAGGGCCTCGCGGTGGACAAGGGGCTGACCATGGCGCACCTCAAGGGCACGCTCGACCACTTCGCGCGGGCGATGTTCGGACCGGAGGCCCGCACCCGGCTGCGGCCGAGCTTCTTCCCCTTCACCGAGCCCAGCGCCGAGATGGACCTGTGGTTCCCGCAGAAGAAGGGCGGCGCGGGCTGGATCGAGTGGGGCGGCTGCGGCATGGTCAACCCCGCCGTCCTCGTGGCGGCCGGCATCGACCCCGACGTCTACACCGGCTTCGCCTTCGGCATGGGCGTCGAGCGCACGCTCATGCTCCGCCACGGCATCGCCGACATGCACGACATCGTCGAGGGCGACATGCGCTTCTCGGCCCAGTTCGGCACCACGGGAAAGGGGAACTGA
- the thpR gene encoding RNA 2',3'-cyclic phosphodiesterase, protein MRLFAAVRPPERVLAHLAAATEAVRGPQAGPPALRWTPPEQQHITLAFYGEVPDGAAEDLAAGLADVVAAAPAPTLQLVGAGAFSGRTLWAGVRAADPAGLVDLMAAVDALGDAVGAPHEPRDRRRAHLTLARVGTRSRRGVDLAGIVHALSVYAGPEWTAGHVELVASQLGKGRGGGPLHDVLAALPFAPGR, encoded by the coding sequence ATGCGCCTCTTCGCCGCCGTCCGGCCGCCCGAGCGGGTGCTCGCGCACCTCGCCGCCGCCACCGAGGCGGTCCGCGGGCCGCAGGCCGGCCCGCCGGCCCTGCGGTGGACCCCGCCGGAGCAGCAGCACATCACCCTCGCCTTCTACGGCGAGGTGCCCGACGGCGCCGCGGAGGACCTGGCCGCAGGCCTCGCCGACGTCGTCGCGGCGGCGCCCGCCCCCACGCTCCAGCTCGTGGGCGCCGGGGCGTTCTCCGGGCGCACCCTGTGGGCGGGGGTGCGGGCTGCGGACCCGGCCGGGCTCGTCGACCTCATGGCCGCCGTCGACGCGCTGGGCGACGCCGTCGGGGCGCCCCACGAGCCGCGAGACCGGCGCCGGGCGCACCTCACGCTCGCCCGGGTCGGCACGCGCTCTCGCCGGGGCGTCGACCTCGCCGGGATCGTCCACGCCCTGTCGGTCTACGCCGGCCCGGAGTGGACCGCCGGCCACGTCGAGCTCGTCGCCTCCCAGCTGGGCAAGGGCCGCGGGGGCGGCCCGCTCCACGACGTCCTCGCCGCGCTGCCCTTCGCGCCCGGGCGCTAG
- a CDS encoding CBS domain-containing protein produces the protein MRISEVLRRKGDAVVTVRSDMAVSELVDVLGEQRIGAAVVSDGDGAVTGIVSERDVVGALREHAALAEVTVGQIMSTDVLTCTPADDIESLARTMTERRVRHMPVVTDGRLVGIVSIGDIVKQRLDELAAERDRLLDYVQS, from the coding sequence ATGCGCATCTCCGAGGTGCTCCGACGCAAGGGTGACGCCGTCGTCACCGTTCGCAGCGACATGGCCGTGAGTGAGCTCGTCGACGTGCTCGGCGAGCAGCGCATCGGCGCCGCCGTGGTCTCCGACGGCGACGGGGCTGTCACCGGCATCGTCAGCGAGCGGGACGTCGTCGGGGCGCTGCGCGAGCACGCCGCCCTCGCGGAGGTGACCGTCGGGCAGATCATGAGCACCGACGTCCTCACGTGCACCCCCGCGGACGACATCGAGTCGCTCGCCCGGACCATGACCGAGCGCCGCGTCCGCCACATGCCGGTCGTCACCGACGGGCGCCTGGTCGGCATCGTCAGCATCGGCGACATCGTCAAGCAGCGCCTCGACGAGCTCGCCGCCGAGCGCGACCGGCTGCTCGACTACGTGCAGAGCTGA
- a CDS encoding TrmH family RNA methyltransferase, protein MDHVADRLTERLRRVRALHQRSVRRREGRFLVEGPQGAREAVRHAAPAVREVLLTPGAATRYPEIAGFERVQLVTEEVSAALSADSQGVLAVVDAAAVATDEGALAGARLVAVLARVTDPGNAGAVIRAADAAGADAVVLTAGSVELLNPKVVRSTAGSLFHLPVLTGADAAASVAAVRAAGLQVLAADGRGRWDLHALDGAGAPDLARPTAWLFGTEAQGLSADERALADATVRVPVHGLAESLNLATAATVCLYESARVQRA, encoded by the coding sequence ATGGACCACGTCGCCGACCGGCTGACCGAGCGCCTGCGGCGCGTGCGGGCGCTGCACCAGCGGTCCGTCCGCCGCCGCGAGGGCCGCTTCCTCGTCGAGGGGCCCCAGGGGGCCCGGGAGGCCGTGCGTCACGCCGCCCCCGCGGTCCGCGAGGTCCTCCTCACCCCCGGCGCGGCAACCCGGTACCCGGAGATCGCCGGGTTCGAGCGCGTCCAGCTCGTCACCGAGGAGGTGTCGGCCGCCCTCAGCGCCGACTCCCAGGGCGTCCTCGCCGTCGTCGACGCCGCCGCAGTCGCGACCGACGAGGGCGCGTTGGCCGGCGCGCGGCTGGTCGCCGTGCTCGCCCGGGTCACCGACCCGGGCAACGCCGGTGCGGTGATCCGCGCCGCCGACGCCGCCGGGGCCGACGCCGTCGTCCTCACCGCCGGCAGCGTCGAGCTGCTCAACCCCAAGGTGGTGCGCTCCACCGCCGGCTCGCTCTTCCACCTCCCCGTCCTCACCGGCGCGGACGCCGCGGCGTCGGTCGCGGCGGTGCGGGCCGCCGGGCTGCAGGTCCTCGCGGCGGACGGGCGCGGGCGCTGGGACCTCCACGCCCTCGACGGCGCCGGGGCGCCGGACCTCGCTCGGCCCACCGCGTGGCTCTTCGGCACCGAGGCGCAGGGGCTGAGCGCGGACGAGCGGGCCCTGGCGGACGCCACCGTGCGGGTGCCGGTCCACGGGCTGGCGGAGTCCCTCAACCTCGCCACCGCCGCGACGGTGTGCCTCTACGAGTCGGCGCGGGTGCAGCGGGCCTGA
- the rplT gene encoding 50S ribosomal protein L20: protein MARVKRAVNAQKKRRTTLERAAGYRGQRSRLYRKAKEQVTHSLTYNYRDRKARKGDFRRLWIQRINAAVRAQGMTYNRFIQGLKAAEIEVDRRMLAELAVSDPAAFNALVELARTSLPEDVNAPAA, encoded by the coding sequence GTGGCACGCGTCAAGCGGGCGGTAAACGCCCAGAAGAAGCGCCGCACTACCCTCGAGCGCGCCGCCGGTTACCGCGGCCAGCGCTCGCGGCTGTACCGCAAGGCGAAGGAGCAGGTCACCCACTCCCTCACCTACAACTACCGCGACCGCAAGGCTCGCAAGGGCGACTTCCGTCGCCTGTGGATCCAGCGCATCAACGCCGCGGTCCGCGCCCAGGGGATGACGTACAACCGGTTCATCCAGGGCCTCAAGGCCGCCGAGATCGAGGTCGACCGCCGCATGCTCGCCGAGCTCGCGGTGAGCGACCCGGCCGCGTTCAACGCGCTGGTCGAGCTCGCGCGCACCAGCCTGCCCGAGGACGTCAACGCCCCCGCGGCGTGA
- the rpmI gene encoding 50S ribosomal protein L35, producing the protein MPKNKTHSGAKKRFRITGSGKVMREQANRRHLFESKSSKRTRRLAMDKAVAPADVKKIKKLLGN; encoded by the coding sequence ATGCCGAAGAACAAGACGCACTCCGGTGCCAAGAAGCGCTTCCGGATCACCGGCAGCGGCAAGGTCATGCGCGAGCAGGCCAACCGCCGGCACCTCTTCGAGAGCAAGTCGAGCAAGCGGACTCGCCGTCTGGCCATGGACAAGGCGGTCGCCCCCGCCGACGTCAAGAAGATCAAGAAGCTGCTCGGCAACTGA
- the infC gene encoding translation initiation factor IF-3 — protein MKEQHISEPRINERIRVPEVRLVGPGGEQVGVVRVEDALRLAQEADLDLVEVAPDARPPVCKLMDYGKFKYESAMKARDARRNQVNTALKEIRFRLKIDPHDYETKKGHVVRFLKGGDKVKVMIMFRGREQSRPEMGMRLLQRLAEDVSDLGAIESSPRLDGRNMTMVIGPHKKKAEARNEQRREREKQASDEATPEA, from the coding sequence GTGAAGGAGCAGCACATCAGCGAGCCCCGCATCAATGAGCGGATCCGCGTGCCCGAGGTTCGCCTGGTAGGACCGGGCGGCGAGCAGGTGGGTGTCGTCCGCGTGGAGGATGCCCTGCGACTGGCCCAGGAGGCCGACCTCGACCTCGTCGAGGTCGCCCCCGATGCGCGGCCACCCGTGTGCAAGCTCATGGACTACGGCAAGTTCAAGTACGAGTCGGCCATGAAGGCACGCGACGCCCGCCGCAACCAGGTGAACACGGCGCTCAAGGAGATCCGGTTCCGCCTCAAGATCGACCCGCACGACTACGAGACCAAGAAGGGTCACGTGGTGCGGTTCCTCAAGGGCGGCGACAAGGTCAAGGTCATGATCATGTTCCGCGGTCGTGAGCAGTCGCGCCCCGAGATGGGCATGCGCCTCCTCCAGCGCCTCGCCGAGGACGTCTCGGACCTGGGCGCGATCGAGAGCTCGCCGCGCCTCGACGGCCGCAACATGACGATGGTCATCGGCCCGCACAAGAAGAAGGCCGAGGCGCGCAACGAGCAGCGCCGCGAGCGCGAGAAGCAGGCCTCCGACGAGGCCACGCCCGAGGCGTAG
- a CDS encoding S1 family peptidase, with the protein MSRRPAAAFAVVLLAGTAACGAVPAMPGPLPTTFVPDDVAPVVADPGSLSPDGVDAAERMAVRVRNVGCGELSTGSGFALDERTIITNRHVAANSSRLQITTYDGREIEAVSAGGSDLADLALLRTEEPLTSVPGIAEVDAAAGDQVTVIGYPEGGQLTTTTGQVLGYEPDPLGSDLGMVGRTNAEVDHGSSGSAVLNADGEVIGVVYAMDMWGNSYMVPVSTLHELLAEEAFTPLTACDAPGQVPGTGTPTEAPGTEGPTTEGPSTEAPDGAPSDAPGTDSPLAPLTPLPTPTPSATATTTP; encoded by the coding sequence GTGAGCCGCCGTCCCGCGGCCGCCTTCGCCGTCGTCCTGCTCGCCGGGACCGCGGCGTGCGGCGCCGTCCCCGCGATGCCCGGACCGCTGCCGACCACGTTCGTGCCCGACGACGTCGCACCGGTCGTCGCCGACCCCGGGAGCCTGTCGCCGGACGGCGTCGACGCCGCCGAGCGCATGGCGGTGCGGGTGCGCAACGTCGGGTGCGGTGAGCTCTCCACCGGGTCGGGGTTCGCCCTGGACGAGCGGACCATCATCACCAACCGGCACGTCGCGGCGAACTCCTCCCGCCTGCAGATCACCACCTACGACGGCCGGGAGATCGAGGCCGTCTCCGCCGGCGGCTCCGACCTCGCGGACCTCGCCCTCCTGCGGACCGAGGAGCCGCTGACGAGCGTCCCGGGCATCGCCGAGGTCGACGCCGCCGCGGGCGACCAGGTGACCGTCATCGGGTACCCCGAGGGAGGCCAGCTCACGACGACGACCGGGCAGGTCCTCGGGTACGAGCCGGACCCCCTGGGCTCCGACCTCGGCATGGTGGGGCGGACCAACGCCGAGGTGGACCACGGGTCCTCGGGGAGCGCCGTCCTCAACGCCGACGGTGAGGTCATCGGCGTCGTCTACGCGATGGACATGTGGGGGAACAGCTACATGGTCCCCGTGAGCACGCTGCACGAGCTCCTCGCCGAGGAGGCGTTCACGCCGCTGACGGCGTGCGACGCCCCCGGCCAGGTGCCGGGCACGGGCACCCCCACCGAGGCCCCGGGCACCGAAGGGCCCACCACCGAGGGGCCCAGCACCGAGGCGCCGGACGGGGCGCCGTCGGACGCACCGGGGACGGACAGCCCGCTGGCCCCGCTCACGCCTCTGCCCACGCCGACGCCGTCGGCCACCGCCACGACGACGCCGTAG
- a CDS encoding SseB family protein, giving the protein MTPLPSGPAGDGAGTGDGADSAGRAWAGRVLRPNPFAGDDGSVDPAVAAALALGEDERADAVTAALASARVLVPIVAHAHPGRTGEGGVADHTAHGSDDPAGDACASAAMVSVRTPDGRAALPVFSSLETMAAWDATARPVPVEAARAALSAVSDADSLVVLDPAGPVTVLLGRPAVWALAQGRAWTPSWRDPELPAVAAAALRGIRELLGVRLERGRRAELRVVLAVDDRLDRERMADAVDRAGQALRDDPVLTDRVDSLELYPVPGHRGDAPT; this is encoded by the coding sequence GTGACTCCCCTCCCGTCAGGCCCCGCCGGTGACGGCGCCGGTACCGGTGACGGCGCCGACTCCGCGGGCCGCGCCTGGGCCGGGCGGGTGCTGCGGCCCAACCCGTTCGCCGGCGACGACGGCTCCGTCGACCCCGCCGTGGCGGCAGCCCTGGCGCTGGGGGAGGACGAGCGCGCCGACGCTGTGACGGCGGCGCTGGCGAGCGCCCGCGTCCTCGTCCCCATCGTGGCCCACGCCCACCCCGGTCGCACCGGCGAGGGCGGCGTCGCCGACCACACCGCCCACGGCTCGGACGACCCCGCCGGTGACGCCTGCGCGTCCGCCGCCATGGTGTCCGTCCGCACGCCCGACGGCCGCGCGGCCCTGCCTGTCTTCAGCTCCCTGGAGACCATGGCGGCGTGGGACGCCACCGCCCGGCCCGTGCCCGTGGAGGCCGCCCGCGCGGCCCTGTCCGCGGTGTCCGACGCCGACAGCCTCGTCGTGCTCGACCCCGCCGGCCCGGTCACCGTCCTCCTCGGCCGCCCGGCCGTGTGGGCGCTCGCCCAGGGGCGGGCGTGGACCCCGTCGTGGCGCGACCCGGAGCTGCCTGCCGTGGCCGCGGCGGCGCTGCGCGGCATCCGCGAGCTCCTCGGCGTGCGCCTGGAGCGGGGCCGGCGCGCCGAGCTCCGCGTCGTCCTCGCCGTCGACGACCGGCTCGACCGCGAGCGGATGGCCGACGCCGTCGACCGCGCCGGGCAGGCGCTGCGCGACGACCCGGTGCTCACCGACCGGGTCGACTCCCTGGAGCTCTACCCCGTCCCCGGCCACCGCGGCGACGCGCCCACCTGA